The Stigmatopora argus isolate UIUO_Sarg chromosome 16, RoL_Sarg_1.0, whole genome shotgun sequence genome has a window encoding:
- the oclna gene encoding occludin isoform X3: MSGRPNESPPPYESDGYAAPPQPAYSYYPDDEFQHFYRWTSPPGVLKIMSIIVIVMCVAIFACVASTLAWDVQGAMSGFGLSGGGVGGGYPGSFGGAAYGPENAYGYGGLGGNYNDPRSAKGFIIAVAAITFFTALAIFIIIVSHRSISESRRFYLAVTVVSTILALLVLIAAIVYLMAINPTAQSQGTVYGSQIASLCAQYQRPQVPGVFVNQYLYHYCVVEPQEAIAVVFGFLVAAALIIMVVFAVKTRKKIINYGKSNILWKLVKVMENGDPPQHVEAWVNNVLVPPEELPMADFPENPGMYEASNYNKSRYTPPRTEEDLTLLNSVPSGANSYISSSASRVNRRRGDPDVDYASSGDELDNDDADFYSEFPPIANEQERNEYKREFERDHMEYKDLQMELDAINKKFSDVDRELDRLKEGSPQFLDALDEYNRTKDFKKSSDYCAWKRRSKYLKAKLNHIKKMISNYDHMG, encoded by the exons ATGTCGGGCAGGCCAAATGAGAGTCCGCCTCCTTACGAGTCAGATGGCTA CGCCGCGCCCCCTCAGCCGGCATACTCGTACTACCCTGACGACGAGTTCCAGCACTTCTACCGCTGGACATCCCCCCCGGGTGTGTTGAAGATCATGTCTATAATCGTCATTGTGATGTGCGTGGCTATCTTTGCCTGCGTGGCCTCCACCCTGGCCTGGGATGTACAGGGGGCAATGTCAGGTTTTGGGCTCAGTGGCGGTGGTGTGGGCGGTGGCTATCCGGGAAGCTTCGGCGGAGCAGCTTATGGACCTGAAAATGCCTATGGATACGGTGGGCTGGGTGGGAACTACAATGACCCACGCTCAGCCAAAGGCTTTATTATCGCTGTGGCGGCCATCACGTTCTTCACTGCGCTAGCCATCTTCATCATTATTGTGTCTCATCGGAGCATCTCGGAAAGCAGGAGGTTCTACCTGGCTGTCACGGTGGTCTCCACCATCTTGGCGCTGCTTGTTCTCATCGCCGCCATTGTCTACCTAATGGCCATAAATCCCACTGCGCAGTCACAGGGCACCGTCTACGGAAGCCAGATCGCTAGCCTATGTGCTCAGTACCAGCGCCCACAAGTGCCGGGGGTCTTTGTCAATCAGTACCTCTATCACTACTGCGTGGTGGAGCCACAAGAG GCAATTGCAGTAGTGTTTGGCTTTCTGGTGGCGGCTGCTCTCATCATCATGGTGGTGTTTGCGGTCAAGACGCGCAAGAAGATCATCAACTACGGCAAGAGCAACATCTTGTGGAAGCTCGTCAAGGTGATGGAGAACGGGGACCCTCCGCAACATGTGGAAGCCTGG GTGAACAACGTGTTGGTGCCACCTGAAGAACTTCCAATGGCCGACTTTCCAGAGAATCCAGGGATGTACGAAGCCAGCAACTACAATAAATCTCGCTACACACCACC ACGAACGGAGGAGGACCTAACTCTGCTTAACAGCGTTCCTTCCGGCGCCAACTCGTACATTTCTAGCTCGGCCAGTAGGGTCAACAGGAGGCGTGGGGACCCTGACGTAGACTACGCCTCTTCAGGAGATGAGCTAGACAACGATGACGCTGACTTCTACAGCGAGTTCCCACCTATTGCCAACGAGCAGGAGCGAAATGAGTACAAGCGGGAGTTTGAACGCGACCATATGGAGTACAAAGACCTCCAAATGGAACTGGATGCAATCAACAAGAAATTCAGCGATGTTGACCGAGAGCTGGACCGGCTGAAGGAGGGAAGCCCGCAGTTCTTG
- the oclna gene encoding occludin isoform X2 yields the protein MTSISGRGLAACLIKKDIKKDKKSMSGRPNESPPPYESDGYAAPPQPAYSYYPDDEFQHFYRWTSPPGVLKIMSIIVIVMCVAIFACVASTLAWDVQGAMSGFGLSGGGVGGGYPGSFGGAAYGPENAYGYGGLGGNYNDPRSAKGFIIAVAAITFFTALAIFIIIVSHRSISESRRFYLAVTVVSTILALLVLIAAIVYLMAINPTAQSQGTVYGSQIASLCAQYQRPQVPGVFVNQYLYHYCVVEPQEAIAVVFGFLVAAALIIMVVFAVKTRKKIINYGKSNILWKLVKVMENGDPPQHVEAWVNNVLVPPEELPMADFPENPGMYEASNYNKSRYTPPSASRVNRRRGDPDVDYASSGDELDNDDADFYSEFPPIANEQERNEYKREFERDHMEYKDLQMELDAINKKFSDVDRELDRLKEGSPQFLDALDEYNRTKDFKKSSDYCAWKRRSKYLKAKLNHIKKMISNYDHMG from the exons ATGACATCTATCAGTGGGCGTGGCCTGGCTGCATGTCTCATCAAG AAAGACatcaaaaaagacaagaaatccATGTCGGGCAGGCCAAATGAGAGTCCGCCTCCTTACGAGTCAGATGGCTA CGCCGCGCCCCCTCAGCCGGCATACTCGTACTACCCTGACGACGAGTTCCAGCACTTCTACCGCTGGACATCCCCCCCGGGTGTGTTGAAGATCATGTCTATAATCGTCATTGTGATGTGCGTGGCTATCTTTGCCTGCGTGGCCTCCACCCTGGCCTGGGATGTACAGGGGGCAATGTCAGGTTTTGGGCTCAGTGGCGGTGGTGTGGGCGGTGGCTATCCGGGAAGCTTCGGCGGAGCAGCTTATGGACCTGAAAATGCCTATGGATACGGTGGGCTGGGTGGGAACTACAATGACCCACGCTCAGCCAAAGGCTTTATTATCGCTGTGGCGGCCATCACGTTCTTCACTGCGCTAGCCATCTTCATCATTATTGTGTCTCATCGGAGCATCTCGGAAAGCAGGAGGTTCTACCTGGCTGTCACGGTGGTCTCCACCATCTTGGCGCTGCTTGTTCTCATCGCCGCCATTGTCTACCTAATGGCCATAAATCCCACTGCGCAGTCACAGGGCACCGTCTACGGAAGCCAGATCGCTAGCCTATGTGCTCAGTACCAGCGCCCACAAGTGCCGGGGGTCTTTGTCAATCAGTACCTCTATCACTACTGCGTGGTGGAGCCACAAGAG GCAATTGCAGTAGTGTTTGGCTTTCTGGTGGCGGCTGCTCTCATCATCATGGTGGTGTTTGCGGTCAAGACGCGCAAGAAGATCATCAACTACGGCAAGAGCAACATCTTGTGGAAGCTCGTCAAGGTGATGGAGAACGGGGACCCTCCGCAACATGTGGAAGCCTGG GTGAACAACGTGTTGGTGCCACCTGAAGAACTTCCAATGGCCGACTTTCCAGAGAATCCAGGGATGTACGAAGCCAGCAACTACAATAAATCTCGCTACACACCACC CTCGGCCAGTAGGGTCAACAGGAGGCGTGGGGACCCTGACGTAGACTACGCCTCTTCAGGAGATGAGCTAGACAACGATGACGCTGACTTCTACAGCGAGTTCCCACCTATTGCCAACGAGCAGGAGCGAAATGAGTACAAGCGGGAGTTTGAACGCGACCATATGGAGTACAAAGACCTCCAAATGGAACTGGATGCAATCAACAAGAAATTCAGCGATGTTGACCGAGAGCTGGACCGGCTGAAGGAGGGAAGCCCGCAGTTCTTG
- the oclna gene encoding occludin isoform X1 — MTSISGRGLAACLIKKDIKKDKKSMSGRPNESPPPYESDGYAAPPQPAYSYYPDDEFQHFYRWTSPPGVLKIMSIIVIVMCVAIFACVASTLAWDVQGAMSGFGLSGGGVGGGYPGSFGGAAYGPENAYGYGGLGGNYNDPRSAKGFIIAVAAITFFTALAIFIIIVSHRSISESRRFYLAVTVVSTILALLVLIAAIVYLMAINPTAQSQGTVYGSQIASLCAQYQRPQVPGVFVNQYLYHYCVVEPQEAIAVVFGFLVAAALIIMVVFAVKTRKKIINYGKSNILWKLVKVMENGDPPQHVEAWVNNVLVPPEELPMADFPENPGMYEASNYNKSRYTPPRTEEDLTLLNSVPSGANSYISSSASRVNRRRGDPDVDYASSGDELDNDDADFYSEFPPIANEQERNEYKREFERDHMEYKDLQMELDAINKKFSDVDRELDRLKEGSPQFLDALDEYNRTKDFKKSSDYCAWKRRSKYLKAKLNHIKKMISNYDHMG; from the exons ATGACATCTATCAGTGGGCGTGGCCTGGCTGCATGTCTCATCAAG AAAGACatcaaaaaagacaagaaatccATGTCGGGCAGGCCAAATGAGAGTCCGCCTCCTTACGAGTCAGATGGCTA CGCCGCGCCCCCTCAGCCGGCATACTCGTACTACCCTGACGACGAGTTCCAGCACTTCTACCGCTGGACATCCCCCCCGGGTGTGTTGAAGATCATGTCTATAATCGTCATTGTGATGTGCGTGGCTATCTTTGCCTGCGTGGCCTCCACCCTGGCCTGGGATGTACAGGGGGCAATGTCAGGTTTTGGGCTCAGTGGCGGTGGTGTGGGCGGTGGCTATCCGGGAAGCTTCGGCGGAGCAGCTTATGGACCTGAAAATGCCTATGGATACGGTGGGCTGGGTGGGAACTACAATGACCCACGCTCAGCCAAAGGCTTTATTATCGCTGTGGCGGCCATCACGTTCTTCACTGCGCTAGCCATCTTCATCATTATTGTGTCTCATCGGAGCATCTCGGAAAGCAGGAGGTTCTACCTGGCTGTCACGGTGGTCTCCACCATCTTGGCGCTGCTTGTTCTCATCGCCGCCATTGTCTACCTAATGGCCATAAATCCCACTGCGCAGTCACAGGGCACCGTCTACGGAAGCCAGATCGCTAGCCTATGTGCTCAGTACCAGCGCCCACAAGTGCCGGGGGTCTTTGTCAATCAGTACCTCTATCACTACTGCGTGGTGGAGCCACAAGAG GCAATTGCAGTAGTGTTTGGCTTTCTGGTGGCGGCTGCTCTCATCATCATGGTGGTGTTTGCGGTCAAGACGCGCAAGAAGATCATCAACTACGGCAAGAGCAACATCTTGTGGAAGCTCGTCAAGGTGATGGAGAACGGGGACCCTCCGCAACATGTGGAAGCCTGG GTGAACAACGTGTTGGTGCCACCTGAAGAACTTCCAATGGCCGACTTTCCAGAGAATCCAGGGATGTACGAAGCCAGCAACTACAATAAATCTCGCTACACACCACC ACGAACGGAGGAGGACCTAACTCTGCTTAACAGCGTTCCTTCCGGCGCCAACTCGTACATTTCTAGCTCGGCCAGTAGGGTCAACAGGAGGCGTGGGGACCCTGACGTAGACTACGCCTCTTCAGGAGATGAGCTAGACAACGATGACGCTGACTTCTACAGCGAGTTCCCACCTATTGCCAACGAGCAGGAGCGAAATGAGTACAAGCGGGAGTTTGAACGCGACCATATGGAGTACAAAGACCTCCAAATGGAACTGGATGCAATCAACAAGAAATTCAGCGATGTTGACCGAGAGCTGGACCGGCTGAAGGAGGGAAGCCCGCAGTTCTTG